One stretch of Hymenobacter chitinivorans DSM 11115 DNA includes these proteins:
- a CDS encoding barstar family protein has translation MTLDLTGIRTKAALHALFKQALGFPEWYGPSWDAFWDSAIAIVEMPAELQLVNWQEFARHCPRDMEILRRVMQDYAAEMAPKRIVLA, from the coding sequence ATGACTCTGGACCTGACTGGTATTCGCACCAAGGCTGCTTTGCACGCGCTGTTCAAGCAGGCCCTGGGCTTCCCCGAGTGGTACGGCCCGAGCTGGGACGCCTTTTGGGACTCGGCCATTGCCATTGTGGAGATGCCCGCCGAGCTGCAACTCGTCAACTGGCAGGAATTTGCCCGGCACTGCCCCCGCGACATGGAAATCCTGCGCCGGGTAATGCAGGACTACGCCGCCGAAATGGCCCCCAAGCGGATTGTGCTGGCGTAG
- a CDS encoding DNA-3-methyladenine glycosylase I, translating into MTNSTTTGAEPPTGRCPWAEHSELLGAFHDHEWGEPMAEAGILFEYLVLHTFQLGFDFPVVLKRREGFRELLAGFDPERIARFTEDEVAELLLNPRIIRNRRKLEGTVQNARAWLRLRADVGGEAGLLPFFYQYVGGHPVDNRRGATNPVPLTTPPSEAMSRDLKRRGFVMTGPMTCYNILQTAGLVNDHLLSCPRHAECAALAGQA; encoded by the coding sequence ATGACGAATTCAACGACTACCGGGGCTGAACCGCCAACTGGCCGCTGCCCCTGGGCTGAGCACAGTGAGCTGCTCGGCGCCTTTCACGACCATGAGTGGGGTGAGCCGATGGCCGAGGCCGGTATCCTGTTCGAGTACCTGGTGCTGCACACGTTTCAGCTGGGTTTCGACTTTCCGGTGGTGCTCAAGCGGCGGGAAGGGTTTCGGGAGCTGCTGGCCGGCTTCGACCCCGAGCGGATTGCCCGCTTCACCGAAGATGAGGTGGCCGAGCTGCTGCTGAATCCGCGCATTATCCGCAACCGCCGCAAGCTGGAAGGCACCGTGCAAAACGCCCGGGCCTGGCTGCGGCTGCGGGCGGACGTGGGCGGAGAAGCCGGGCTGCTGCCGTTTTTCTACCAGTACGTGGGCGGCCACCCCGTCGACAACCGGCGCGGCGCCACCAACCCCGTGCCCCTGACTACCCCGCCGAGCGAGGCCATGAGCCGGGACCTCAAGCGCCGCGGCTTCGTGATGACCGGCCCCATGACCTGCTACAACATTCTGCAAACCGCCGGTCTGGTCAACGACCACCTGCTCAGCTGCCCCCGGCACGCCGAGTGCGCGGCCCTGGCTGGCCAAGCCTGA
- a CDS encoding SDR family oxidoreductase, translating into MQNIALVVGASGIIGSNLAQELLAHDWITYGLARSPRQDVPGLRPVAADLLDPTGLAAALDGLAPTHVFITSWLRQDTEAENIRVNGGMVRNLLDALSPKGSVRHVALVTGLKHYLGPFDAYAKSGTLPLTPVREEHPRLPLDNFYYVQEDEVYAAAARDGFSWSIHRPHTIIGKAVGNQMNMGVTLAVYATICKETGRRFQFPGSGAQWHGLSDVTDARIIAKQLRWAATTEAARNEAFNIVNGDVFRWSWLWGRLADWFGVEAAGFDGTIHPLETELAHDADLWRTIAERHGLAEPDLHRLASAWHTDLDLGRPLEVMTDMGKSRKLGFGEYQSTEDSFLDLFGQLRQDRLIP; encoded by the coding sequence ATGCAGAATATAGCTTTAGTAGTCGGGGCCAGCGGCATCATCGGCAGCAACCTGGCCCAGGAGCTGCTCGCCCACGACTGGATTACCTACGGCTTGGCCCGCTCCCCCCGCCAAGACGTGCCCGGCCTGCGCCCCGTAGCCGCCGACCTGCTCGACCCCACCGGCCTGGCTGCCGCCCTCGACGGGCTGGCCCCCACTCACGTATTCATTACCAGCTGGCTGCGCCAGGATACCGAAGCCGAGAATATCCGCGTCAACGGCGGCATGGTGCGCAACCTGCTCGACGCCCTTTCGCCGAAGGGCAGCGTGCGGCACGTGGCCCTGGTAACGGGCCTGAAGCACTACCTCGGGCCCTTTGATGCCTACGCCAAAAGCGGCACCCTGCCCCTGACGCCCGTGCGCGAGGAGCACCCCCGCCTGCCCCTCGACAACTTTTACTACGTCCAGGAAGATGAGGTGTACGCCGCCGCGGCCCGCGACGGGTTTTCGTGGAGCATCCACCGGCCCCACACCATCATCGGCAAGGCCGTGGGCAATCAGATGAACATGGGCGTCACGCTGGCCGTGTACGCCACGATTTGTAAGGAAACGGGCCGCAGGTTCCAGTTTCCCGGCTCCGGGGCCCAGTGGCACGGCCTCTCCGACGTCACCGATGCCCGTATCATTGCCAAGCAGCTGCGCTGGGCCGCCACCACCGAGGCGGCCCGCAACGAGGCCTTCAACATCGTGAACGGAGACGTATTCCGCTGGAGCTGGCTCTGGGGCCGCCTGGCCGACTGGTTTGGGGTGGAAGCCGCCGGCTTCGACGGCACGATTCACCCCCTGGAAACTGAGCTGGCCCACGATGCCGACTTGTGGCGCACCATTGCTGAGCGCCACGGCCTGGCCGAGCCCGACCTGCACCGCCTGGCCTCCGCCTGGCACACCGACCTGGACCTGGGCCGCCCCCTCGAAGTCATGACCGACATGGGCAAGAGCCGCAAGCTGGGCTTTGGGGAGTACCAGTCGACCGAGGACTCCTTCCTGGACTTGTTCGGGCAGCTGCGCCAGGACCGCCTGATTCCGTAA
- a CDS encoding M1 family aminopeptidase, protein MRRLYLLCLILLGPLLTCRAHNTVSVDLTIRPENQTFACRYELGASFGQARGSCTFNLNRKFRLAQASSPHLRDYTATPFFDAFQQDTLLRITLRFESPVRHEKITLRYGGAIPERFRTDSLAEFTASANWLPNLPDHEYDLVRYQLTVHTPAGYEVISTNEPRRARAGTFVFAGLAPNIELTAVAARRFTRLRAPQGVVRVYKANGAPHHRDSLLLRDATAIVAYHNRIIGRQDPIRRFRILLPGTNRNAFGLLDNCAVITYSDFDTRKPADLLILAHEISHKWWGWGRWNTRENWLNEGFAAYSGLLYLRAAGDTASYRKELAKYRASAAQAPVSLLRFDAGKDMGYFRPVIYHKGALALADLHARLGDEAFFQLLSATAAARVATTEAFLRLVERHTDRATRDWLVARLSS, encoded by the coding sequence ATGCGTCGTTTATATCTTCTCTGCCTTATCCTGCTCGGCCCGCTGCTTACCTGCCGGGCCCACAATACAGTTAGCGTTGACCTCACTATCCGGCCCGAGAACCAGACATTTGCCTGCCGCTACGAGCTGGGAGCCTCGTTTGGGCAGGCCCGGGGCAGCTGCACGTTTAACCTGAACCGGAAGTTTCGCCTGGCGCAGGCCAGCAGCCCCCACCTGCGCGACTACACCGCCACGCCCTTCTTCGACGCCTTCCAGCAGGATACCCTGCTGCGGATTACGCTGCGGTTTGAGAGTCCGGTGCGGCACGAAAAGATTACCCTGCGTTACGGGGGCGCCATTCCCGAGCGGTTCCGCACCGACAGTCTGGCCGAGTTTACGGCTAGTGCCAACTGGCTGCCCAACCTACCCGACCACGAATACGACCTGGTGCGCTACCAGCTCACGGTGCACACCCCGGCCGGCTACGAGGTCATCAGTACCAACGAGCCCCGGCGGGCCCGGGCGGGCACGTTCGTTTTCGCCGGACTGGCCCCCAACATCGAGCTGACGGCCGTGGCGGCCCGGCGCTTTACCAGGCTAAGGGCCCCGCAAGGCGTCGTGCGGGTGTACAAAGCCAACGGCGCCCCCCACCACCGCGACTCCCTGCTGCTGCGGGATGCCACGGCTATTGTGGCCTACCACAACCGGATTATCGGCCGCCAGGACCCCATCCGGCGCTTCCGCATTCTGCTGCCGGGCACCAACCGCAACGCCTTTGGCCTGCTCGACAACTGCGCCGTTATTACCTACTCCGATTTCGACACCCGCAAGCCCGCCGATCTGCTGATTCTGGCCCACGAAATCAGCCACAAGTGGTGGGGCTGGGGCCGCTGGAATACCCGGGAGAACTGGCTTAACGAAGGCTTTGCGGCCTACTCCGGCCTGCTCTACCTGCGCGCCGCCGGCGACACGGCCAGCTACCGGAAAGAGCTTGCCAAGTACCGGGCCTCCGCGGCCCAGGCCCCGGTTTCGCTTCTGCGCTTCGACGCGGGCAAGGACATGGGTTATTTCCGGCCCGTAATCTACCACAAGGGAGCCCTGGCCCTGGCCGACCTGCACGCCCGCCTCGGCGACGAAGCTTTCTTCCAGCTGCTCTCGGCCACGGCTGCCGCCCGGGTAGCTACCACCGAGGCGTTTTTGCGGCTGGTGGAGCGCCACACCGACCGCGCCACCCGCGACTGGCTAGTGGCGCGCCTAAGTAGCTGA
- a CDS encoding DUF4240 domain-containing protein, with product MGALLFIGYRVIDYKFIQYQEREYEALAHTTFTESPRVFPDSLRMQESTFWTLIATSKAAHPQDLAQQAAYLQDTLAQLSDQDILGFECRLREQLIREWNYNIKSLYQITNGSYVSTDDFIYFRAYLISCGADVVQAALQNPEQLTIPLDRLDASGEEMLQVAKNAYAQKHHTTGGPDPHSPGEQPLAVDYDLGNYRMTGTYIAPADFDRYYPHLTARY from the coding sequence GTGGGAGCCCTGCTTTTTATAGGCTACCGCGTTATTGACTATAAATTCATCCAGTATCAGGAGCGGGAATACGAAGCCTTAGCCCATACGACCTTTACCGAGTCGCCCCGCGTCTTCCCGGATTCCCTCCGCATGCAGGAAAGCACCTTCTGGACGCTTATTGCTACCTCCAAAGCGGCGCACCCGCAGGATCTGGCGCAACAAGCCGCGTACCTGCAGGACACGCTGGCCCAGTTGTCGGACCAGGATATTCTGGGCTTTGAATGCAGGCTGCGGGAGCAGCTCATCCGGGAGTGGAATTACAACATCAAGTCACTCTATCAGATTACCAATGGCTCCTATGTGTCGACCGATGATTTTATCTACTTCCGGGCTTATCTGATTTCCTGCGGGGCGGACGTCGTACAAGCGGCACTGCAGAACCCGGAGCAGCTTACGATTCCCCTCGACCGGCTCGACGCCTCGGGAGAGGAAATGCTTCAAGTAGCCAAGAATGCCTATGCCCAAAAGCACCATACCACCGGCGGCCCGGATCCACACAGCCCGGGGGAGCAGCCCCTGGCGGTGGATTATGACCTGGGCAATTACCGGATGACCGGCACCTACATTGCCCCCGCGGATTTTGACCGGTACTATCCCCATCTGACGGCCCGCTACTAA
- a CDS encoding REP-associated tyrosine transposase codes for MGDLIHYERNLPHRLPPGSDIFLTFRLADSLPGNIILRLQLQFSSGEETEDNYAKQRRYFGKFDNLLDGATHGPIWLQEPRIADLVGASLRHFHGKAYQLICYCIMPNHVHLVVSFPDEAPPLAKTIQRIKGYTALQANQLLNRRGQFWQRETYDHIIRSSEEMQRVIAYTINNPVKAGLVDNWEQWPYTYWAETQ; via the coding sequence ATGGGCGACCTTATTCATTATGAGCGTAATCTACCGCACCGGCTTCCGCCGGGCTCAGATATCTTTCTTACGTTTCGCCTCGCCGACTCTTTACCAGGCAATATCATTCTGCGCTTACAACTACAATTCAGCAGCGGCGAGGAAACGGAAGATAACTACGCCAAACAACGCCGCTATTTCGGCAAGTTTGACAACCTACTAGACGGCGCTACCCATGGCCCGATATGGTTGCAGGAACCCCGAATAGCCGATTTAGTGGGTGCTTCGCTACGTCATTTCCACGGTAAAGCATACCAGCTGATTTGCTATTGTATTATGCCTAACCACGTGCATCTGGTTGTTTCCTTCCCTGATGAAGCGCCACCGTTGGCCAAAACTATTCAACGCATAAAAGGCTACACGGCCTTACAGGCAAATCAGTTGCTAAATCGCAGGGGTCAGTTCTGGCAGCGCGAAACCTACGACCATATCATCCGCAGCAGCGAAGAAATGCAACGCGTAATTGCCTATACAATTAATAACCCAGTGAAAGCAGGATTAGTAGACAACTGGGAGCAATGGCCCTATACCTACTGGGCAGAAACGCAGTAG
- a CDS encoding ABC transporter ATP-binding protein, translating into MSLWEIIRRLYPYVLPYRRLVISTLLLTLVGSLAAQVNPFVLRYTVDTVQGLLNRNLGLAQGLDLLLWVSVLLLGKEVINTFIQFGQKFYGEKIRINVSSTLSQDAIHKLLSYELGFYSDSGNQAGKLQTRIDRGVESLMKLVQNFFIDILPLFANAIVALVVMFMANVYVGLVAVAVLPVYFWISYRQADKLNGTRRALRGLREAKSQGLVNLIDSAVVIKSFVREDYEEQKQAQVQQNLQEAQLATRKTNFLYDGLKTFVEQVGVVLIIILTAYLVLDRQISIGAIMFHILLFNNVSAPIRQLHRIYDEMNEALTYSEGFFDILDADDAREKTGPIQPNAVRGTFDICNVDFTYPSGTQALHDVCLTIEEGKTTALVGLSGAGKSTIINLLCKFYEPDSGKMLLDGKPLADYDTHALRQRIGLVLQKNHIFKGTIEENIRYGVMDATLEQIQAAAKQAYLHDQILELPKGYQSDAQQLSGGQQQRIAIARLFLKNPPIIFLDEPTASLDAIATEQIKNSLDAIKKGRTVVIISHSLAQIVDSDCIYVMKQGRMVESGTHEQLYDKRGTYREIFDASARSLNIEKLARVMVDDEDEVGDTAA; encoded by the coding sequence ATGAGTCTCTGGGAAATTATCCGCCGCCTCTACCCTTACGTTCTGCCTTACCGCCGCCTGGTCATCAGCACCCTGCTGCTGACCTTGGTGGGCTCGTTGGCGGCCCAGGTCAACCCGTTTGTGCTGCGCTATACCGTGGATACGGTGCAGGGTTTGCTCAACCGTAATCTGGGCCTGGCGCAGGGTCTGGATTTGCTGCTCTGGGTGAGCGTGCTGCTGCTGGGCAAGGAGGTTATCAACACCTTTATCCAGTTCGGGCAGAAGTTCTACGGGGAGAAAATCCGCATCAACGTGTCGAGCACCTTGTCCCAGGATGCCATTCACAAGCTGCTGAGCTACGAGCTGGGCTTTTACTCCGACAGCGGCAACCAGGCCGGCAAGCTCCAGACCCGCATCGACCGGGGCGTGGAAAGCCTGATGAAGCTGGTCCAGAACTTCTTTATCGACATCCTGCCCCTGTTTGCCAACGCCATTGTGGCCCTGGTGGTCATGTTTATGGCCAATGTGTACGTGGGCCTGGTGGCCGTGGCGGTGCTGCCCGTGTACTTCTGGATCAGCTACCGGCAGGCCGATAAGCTCAATGGCACCCGGCGCGCCCTGCGCGGTCTGCGCGAGGCCAAAAGCCAGGGCCTGGTGAATCTGATTGACTCGGCCGTGGTCATCAAGAGCTTCGTGCGCGAGGATTACGAGGAGCAGAAGCAGGCCCAGGTGCAGCAGAACCTCCAGGAAGCCCAGCTGGCTACGCGCAAAACCAACTTCCTCTACGACGGGCTCAAAACCTTCGTCGAGCAGGTCGGCGTGGTGCTCATCATCATCCTGACGGCTTACCTCGTGCTCGACCGGCAGATCAGCATCGGGGCCATCATGTTCCACATCCTGCTCTTCAACAACGTGTCGGCCCCCATCCGGCAGCTGCACCGCATCTACGACGAGATGAACGAGGCCCTGACCTACTCCGAAGGCTTCTTCGACATCCTCGACGCCGACGATGCCCGCGAGAAAACCGGCCCCATTCAGCCCAACGCCGTGCGCGGCACCTTCGACATCTGCAACGTGGACTTCACCTACCCCAGCGGCACCCAGGCCCTGCACGACGTGTGCCTGACCATCGAGGAAGGCAAAACCACCGCCCTGGTGGGCCTCAGCGGGGCCGGCAAAAGCACCATCATCAACCTGCTCTGCAAGTTCTACGAGCCCGATTCTGGCAAGATGCTGCTCGACGGCAAGCCCCTGGCCGACTACGACACCCACGCCCTGCGCCAGCGCATCGGGCTGGTGCTCCAGAAAAACCACATCTTCAAGGGCACCATCGAGGAAAACATCCGCTACGGGGTGATGGACGCCACGCTGGAGCAAATCCAGGCCGCCGCCAAGCAGGCCTACCTCCACGACCAGATTCTGGAGCTACCCAAGGGCTACCAGAGCGACGCCCAGCAGCTCAGCGGGGGGCAGCAGCAGCGCATTGCCATTGCCCGGCTCTTCCTCAAAAACCCGCCCATCATCTTCCTCGACGAGCCCACCGCCTCCCTCGACGCCATTGCCACCGAGCAAATCAAAAACTCCCTCGACGCCATCAAAAAGGGCCGCACCGTGGTCATCATCTCCCACAGCCTGGCCCAAATCGTGGACTCCGACTGCATCTACGTCATGAAGCAGGGCCGCATGGTGGAAAGCGGCACCCACGAGCAGCTCTACGACAAGCGCGGCACCTACCGCGAGATTTTCGACGCCTCGGCCCGGAGCCTGAATATCGAGAAGCTGGCCCGGGTGATGGTCGATGATGAGGATGAGGTCGGGGATACGGCGGCGTAG
- a CDS encoding putative quinol monooxygenase gives MTVEYIRYRIAADQQPAFTQALRSANELLAQAPDCLTYQLTHCEEDPELYIWRIEWTSVDRHLNGFRKSAQFGAFFQLVKPFYQSIQEMNHYAVVE, from the coding sequence ATGACCGTCGAATACATCCGCTACCGTATTGCCGCCGACCAGCAGCCGGCCTTCACCCAAGCCCTGCGCAGCGCCAACGAACTGCTGGCCCAGGCCCCCGACTGCCTCACTTATCAGCTGACCCACTGCGAGGAAGACCCCGAGCTCTACATCTGGCGCATCGAGTGGACCTCGGTAGACCGCCACCTCAACGGCTTCCGCAAGAGTGCCCAGTTCGGCGCGTTCTTTCAGCTGGTGAAACCCTTCTACCAGAGCATTCAGGAAATGAACCACTACGCGGTAGTGGAGTAA
- a CDS encoding response regulator, producing MPKLPCVLLVDDDPITNFLNQRLLDELHLTEKLLIALNGKEAIALLQEHCAAAEGCPVLILLDVNMPVMNGFDFLDAYAELPLARQHSSVVIMLSTSLHPRDVQRVEQLHIGGFLNKPLTREKVHTILSQHFGQLLN from the coding sequence ATGCCCAAGCTTCCCTGTGTTCTGCTGGTCGATGATGACCCTATTACCAACTTTCTCAACCAGCGCCTGCTCGACGAGCTCCACCTGACTGAGAAGCTGCTGATTGCCTTAAACGGGAAGGAGGCCATTGCCCTGCTGCAAGAGCACTGCGCCGCCGCGGAGGGCTGCCCGGTGCTGATTTTGCTCGACGTGAACATGCCCGTCATGAACGGCTTCGACTTTCTGGACGCTTACGCCGAGCTACCCCTGGCCCGGCAGCACTCCAGCGTGGTTATCATGCTCTCTACTTCCCTGCACCCGCGCGACGTGCAGCGGGTAGAGCAGCTGCATATTGGCGGGTTTTTGAACAAGCCCCTAACCCGGGAAAAGGTGCACACCATTCTAAGTCAGCACTTTGGCCAGCTACTAAACTAG
- a CDS encoding M28 family metallopeptidase, translating to MNKIVLLTLAGGVLLQSAQAQQSEKVDAAMLEKIKDEGLNRSKVMETAFYLTDVSGPRLAGSDGLQRANAWTKQQLTSWGLVNASIEPWGTFGRGWDIEKSYVALTAPYYHAMIGAPKAWTPSTPGTVKKQVVVVKATAEADLDAYKGRLRDKIVLTDVAQPPKTNFEPDARRYTDAELQKLTEAPATPATPAASPDAERQLATRRAQAALRAKLAEFYLSEGAVAVLSSRGGSEGTFFTTNGAPYAPDAKPVLPEMEMAPEDQLRLIRLAEAGIPVEIELETRTRFQTQDLKGYNVVAEIPGTDRKLKSEVVMLGGHLDSWHAASGATDNAAGCAIMMEAVRILKAAGVQPRRTIRIALWGEEEQGLHGSKNYVKNHFADPATMQLLPDHAKLAAYFNLDNGAGKIRGIYTQGNEAVVPIFTEWLKPLASLGATTVTKRNTGGTDHLSFDAVGLPGFQFIQDPLDYGTRTHHTNMDTYERLPPNDLKQAAVVVATFVYNAAMRDQKLPRKPLPAAKAQ from the coding sequence ATGAATAAAATCGTCCTTCTCACGTTGGCCGGCGGCGTGCTGCTGCAATCGGCTCAGGCCCAGCAATCCGAAAAAGTGGATGCGGCCATGCTGGAAAAAATCAAGGATGAAGGCCTGAACCGCTCGAAGGTGATGGAAACGGCCTTCTACCTAACCGACGTCAGCGGCCCGCGCCTGGCGGGCTCCGACGGCCTGCAGCGCGCCAACGCCTGGACCAAGCAGCAGCTCACCAGCTGGGGCCTGGTCAACGCCAGCATCGAGCCCTGGGGCACGTTCGGCCGGGGCTGGGACATCGAGAAGTCGTACGTGGCCCTGACGGCGCCCTACTACCACGCCATGATTGGGGCCCCCAAGGCCTGGACGCCCTCGACGCCGGGCACGGTCAAAAAGCAGGTGGTGGTGGTAAAAGCCACTGCCGAAGCCGACCTGGACGCCTACAAGGGCCGGCTGCGCGACAAAATCGTGCTGACCGACGTGGCCCAGCCGCCCAAAACCAACTTCGAGCCCGATGCCCGCCGCTACACCGACGCCGAGCTCCAGAAACTGACCGAAGCCCCGGCTACCCCGGCCACGCCGGCCGCTTCTCCCGACGCCGAGCGGCAGCTGGCTACCCGCCGGGCCCAGGCCGCCCTGCGCGCCAAGCTGGCCGAGTTCTACCTCAGCGAAGGGGCCGTGGCCGTGCTCAGCAGCCGCGGCGGTTCCGAAGGCACGTTCTTTACCACCAACGGCGCGCCCTACGCCCCCGACGCCAAGCCCGTGCTGCCCGAAATGGAAATGGCGCCCGAAGACCAGCTCCGCCTGATTCGGCTGGCCGAAGCCGGTATTCCGGTCGAAATTGAGCTCGAAACCCGCACCCGCTTCCAAACCCAGGACTTGAAAGGCTACAACGTGGTGGCCGAAATTCCGGGCACCGACCGTAAGCTCAAAAGTGAGGTCGTCATGCTCGGCGGCCACCTCGACTCCTGGCACGCCGCCAGCGGGGCCACCGACAACGCCGCCGGCTGCGCCATTATGATGGAGGCCGTCCGGATTCTGAAAGCGGCCGGCGTGCAGCCCCGGCGCACCATCCGCATTGCCCTGTGGGGCGAGGAGGAGCAGGGTCTGCACGGCTCGAAAAACTACGTGAAAAACCACTTCGCCGACCCGGCCACTATGCAGCTGCTGCCCGACCACGCCAAGCTGGCCGCCTACTTCAACCTGGACAACGGCGCGGGCAAGATTCGCGGCATCTACACCCAGGGCAACGAGGCGGTGGTGCCCATTTTCACCGAGTGGCTCAAGCCCCTGGCCTCGCTCGGCGCCACTACCGTCACCAAGCGCAACACCGGCGGCACCGACCACCTCTCCTTCGACGCGGTGGGGCTGCCGGGCTTCCAGTTTATTCAGGACCCTCTCGACTACGGCACCCGCACCCACCACACCAACATGGACACCTACGAGCGGCTGCCGCCCAACGACCTCAAGCAGGCGGCCGTGGTAGTGGCCACCTTCGTGTATAACGCTGCCATGCGGGACCAGAAGCTGCCCCGCAAGCCTTTGCCCGCCGCCAAGGCCCAGTAA